A stretch of the Saccharolobus caldissimus genome encodes the following:
- a CDS encoding GH116 family glycosyl hydrolase: MIKMVEYSSEDKLVAGVPLGGIGAGKIEINNKGKIVNVTIFNNKGFPIPNIRGFHILIKPDDGNPFFLEKDLPFISLKNLESDIITYRGLYPFIYLIGIKNKIRAKLTAFSPLIPKNIKDSTLPAVGFSLKIEGSNSGLIAISFPNIVGSNPIGRVNRSDGDKIIFTNLRSIDTDPRKGEIVLMGDTTDLITQYNINVKPEIALKNKSWKEKFENEDPWKSIINGEKYKDDVHEVSGLWDDPAGMLITRYNKDSEIKFVLSWYIRGKHVLYPYGTYYQKNFSSAIEIAEYFYKNFEKLRNQSADFHKIVYNNTDLPEWLKDAIINSAYILSSNTIFDDKGRFSIYESPEVCPCVGTIAALCYEGGSLPLLLLFPELEKSFLTLLANNMREDGYVPHDLGIHSLDHPVDGTTSPPKWKDTNPTFILLVYRYYKFTNDLDFLKEMYPKMLKAMKWELTQDKDKDGVPELEGQGDTGFDAMSVKGIDSYTTSIYIASIIALKETAKILKDNDTLNEMTILLEKARKVFSRLFNGKYFNPWIGEPEIKGIFLGQLVGEWWSEILGLESITEEEKISSALEAMLSINANSSNFCTPNIVSEDGKIIDISPQSYSSWPRLVFAIGSIGYKRNKKWIDVVKKEWENLVKKGIVWNQPSRINGFTGYPDPEIYLDHYIGNASIWSFLLIK; the protein is encoded by the coding sequence ATGATAAAAATGGTAGAATATTCTTCAGAAGATAAATTAGTTGCTGGTGTACCTTTAGGTGGAATAGGTGCGGGTAAAATTGAAATTAATAATAAAGGAAAAATTGTTAATGTTACCATTTTTAACAATAAGGGATTTCCTATACCAAATATAAGAGGCTTTCATATACTTATAAAGCCAGATGATGGTAATCCATTTTTCTTAGAGAAAGATCTTCCCTTCATATCTTTAAAAAATTTAGAAAGCGATATAATAACTTATAGAGGATTATATCCATTTATATATTTAATTGGAATTAAAAATAAAATTAGAGCAAAATTAACGGCATTTTCGCCTTTAATTCCAAAAAACATAAAAGATTCTACACTACCAGCAGTAGGTTTTTCTTTAAAAATAGAGGGATCAAATTCTGGTTTAATCGCAATTTCGTTTCCTAATATTGTTGGTAGTAATCCTATAGGTAGAGTAAATAGATCAGACGGAGATAAAATAATATTTACTAATCTAAGATCCATAGACACAGATCCTAGAAAAGGTGAAATAGTATTAATGGGAGATACTACAGATTTAATAACACAATATAATATTAATGTGAAACCAGAAATAGCATTAAAGAATAAGAGTTGGAAAGAAAAATTTGAAAACGAAGATCCTTGGAAATCTATCATAAATGGAGAAAAATATAAAGATGACGTTCACGAGGTAAGTGGACTATGGGATGATCCTGCAGGTATGTTAATAACTAGATATAATAAAGATTCTGAGATAAAATTTGTATTATCATGGTATATTCGTGGTAAACATGTATTATATCCTTATGGTACCTATTATCAAAAGAATTTTTCTAGTGCTATAGAAATTGCAGAGTATTTTTACAAAAACTTTGAGAAATTAAGAAATCAAAGTGCAGATTTTCATAAAATAGTTTATAATAATACCGATTTACCAGAATGGCTCAAAGATGCAATAATAAATAGTGCCTATATACTTTCTAGCAACACCATTTTTGACGATAAGGGAAGATTCAGCATATATGAATCTCCCGAGGTTTGTCCTTGTGTAGGTACTATAGCAGCCCTATGTTATGAAGGAGGATCATTACCCCTACTTTTATTATTCCCTGAGTTGGAAAAAAGCTTTCTTACACTTCTTGCTAATAATATGAGGGAAGACGGATATGTTCCTCATGATTTAGGTATTCACTCTTTGGATCACCCAGTAGATGGTACTACTTCTCCACCTAAATGGAAGGATACAAATCCTACATTTATTCTATTAGTTTATAGATATTATAAGTTTACAAATGATTTAGATTTTTTAAAAGAGATGTATCCTAAAATGTTAAAAGCGATGAAATGGGAATTGACTCAAGATAAGGATAAAGACGGCGTGCCAGAGTTAGAAGGGCAAGGAGATACTGGATTTGATGCTATGTCAGTAAAGGGGATAGACAGTTATACTACGTCAATCTACATAGCGTCAATAATAGCTTTGAAAGAAACTGCAAAAATTCTCAAGGACAATGATACTCTAAATGAAATGACAATCCTACTAGAAAAAGCTAGAAAAGTATTTTCTAGATTATTTAATGGTAAATATTTTAATCCATGGATAGGTGAACCAGAAATTAAAGGAATATTTCTAGGACAATTGGTGGGTGAATGGTGGAGTGAAATTTTAGGACTGGAATCTATCACTGAAGAAGAAAAAATCTCTTCCGCATTAGAGGCTATGTTATCAATAAATGCAAACTCTTCCAATTTCTGTACACCTAATATAGTTTCAGAAGATGGGAAAATTATCGATATCAGTCCTCAATCTTATTCTTCGTGGCCTAGATTAGTGTTTGCGATAGGTTCTATAGGATATAAAAGAAACAAAAAATGGATAGATGTAGTAAAAAAGGAGTGGGAAAATCTAGTAAAAAAAGGTATAGTATGGAATCAACCATCAAGAATTAACGGGTTTACGGGCTATCCTGACCCAGAAATATATCTAGATCATTATATAGGAAATGCTTCCATATGGAGTTTTCTGCTAATAAAATAG